A region of the Chloroflexota bacterium genome:
GTTTGAAAGCGCACGGACCCATCGACATGGACAGCGCCGGGAATGGATGCGCGCATCTCGCGCCGTACCACACCCGCGAAACCCATGTATGGCGACGGCAACGCCGGCCGCACGACTTCATGGACGTGCTCGGAAAGAATCGCGAGCGCAAAGGGCCGAAAGGCCTCCCGGCGCTTCATCCCGTTGAGTACCTGCTGGATGTCTCTACGGCGCGGATCCGCGAGGATCGAACGCTGGCCGAGCGCACGGGGTCCGTACTCCATCCGTCCCTGGAACCAACCCACGACGCATCCCTTCGCCAATAGCTCTGCAACCTTCTCTGCGGCGTCCGGCGGCTCAGAAATCTCACACTGCTCACCGCGGAGTGCCGCCCCGATTCGGCCGACGGTGTACTCCGGCCCGAGCGCAGCCGAATCCAGCGTGTAGCGCGGCCACCCCAACTCGAGGTGCGCCACTGCCTGGGCAGCGCCGAGCGCTGCGCCGCTGTCGTCAGGCGCGGGCGGCACGAATATCGAGCGCAACCCCGTATCCGAGACAAGGCGTCCGTTCAGCACGCAATTCAGCGCGACGCCCCCGGAGAAACACAACCTATCAACGCGGTGCGCATCCGCAGCGTATCGCACGACATGTACAATCACCCGCTCCACCGTGCGTTGCAGCGCCTTCGCGAGGTTGTAGTGGCGAGCCCCCAACGGCTCCCCCGGCGCTCGTGCGGGCCCAAACGCTCTCTCGAATTTCTCACTGAACGGGCGTCGCTCCCCGCTGGAATTGTAATTGAGATACGAGAAATCGAACCTGTACCTCCCCCCGGGGAGACACTGCACAATCCTGGCGAATTCTCTCTCCAGCGAATCGTCTCCGTATGCCGAGAGGGCCATTACCTTGCCCTCGTCGTGAAGCGTCCGGAATCCAAGGTGCTGCGTGACACAGGCGTACAGTATGCCCAGGGAGTCCAGCAGACTGTTCCTCGCTATCAAGCTGAGGCCG
Encoded here:
- a CDS encoding carbamoyltransferase C-terminal domain-containing protein, encoding MGVLGINAYAHNAAAVVYDREGTVGAEQERFDHKRRSGAFPIDVLRDVILPITDRNAIKAVAFPWKPLRFLRTYLRLCCNDLPRSLSLIHPRACPHLNVASGVRFLRLRSELARALGVARAPVRFVEHHLAHASNAFFSSDFDRALVLVADGFGDTCSLSLYLGEKDGLSLIARNSLLDSLGILYACVTQHLGFRTLHDEGKVMALSAYGDDSLEREFARIVQCLPGGRYRFDFSYLNYNSSGERRPFSEKFERAFGPARAPGEPLGARHYNLAKALQRTVERVIVHVVRYAADAHRVDRLCFSGGVALNCVLNGRLVSDTGLRSIFVPPAPDDSGAALGAAQAVAHLELGWPRYTLDSAALGPEYTVGRIGAALRGEQCEISEPPDAAEKVAELLAKGCVVGWFQGRMEYGPRALGQRSILADPRRRDIQQVLNGMKRREAFRPFALAILSEHVHEVVRPALPSPYMGFAGVVRREMRASIPGAVHVDGSVRFQTVEPAAGSLRLRAVVEAFYRRTGIPCVVNTSLNCQMPIAATPEDALACFHAAGLDAICLGPYLVQRGPERPRHDESSALAATARAVPR